A segment of the Actinomycetes bacterium genome:
CGGCCCAGTTGACGGCGAGCCCGGCCGCGATGGCGATGTAGAGAGCGATGTTGGAGGTCTTCTCCAAGCCGGCCTTCCACGCCTCGGCATGCTCGGTGTACCGCGCATGGCCGACAAGTCCCAGGACGAGCGGGACGAGCACCAGCAGGAGGAGGTCCTTGATGATCATCGCGGCGCTGACGCTGGCCCCGGTCACCACCGCCTGGGCCCACAGCGGGGCCGCGACGATGTTGATCAGCTGCAGGACGATGACCAGGGAGACTGCGAGCGCCATGTCAGCGCGTTTGGCGAGCTGCGCGGCCTTCAGCCCGGCAGGTCCGGCCGACGCCACGCAGACCAGCACCAGGCCGACGACCTGGTCGGGGGTGATCGGGAACGCCTTCGCCAGACCCCAGGCGACGAGAGGGACGACGAGCACGTTGATCGTCACGGCCAGGACGAAGACCCACACCCGGCGCAGGGGGGCGACGACCTGGCCGACGGTGAAGCCCATGCCCAGGCTCATCACGAGGGTGACGATCATGATGAACAGACCCGCGTTGAACAGCGCGTTGAACAACTGGTCGACGGTCACAGTGAAAGCTCCTGAATGCTGGACCTGAGTGCTCCGGGTCTGTACGCGACGTGCTCGGCCCCATCCCTCGACATCAGGTCGTCGGCCTCCCGAAGGCGGCGCGCGTCGCGGGCCGGGTCAACCACCACACGTTGTAGATGCCGAAGGCGGCATCAAGGAGCAGCCACAGCGTCGGTGCGGGTTTCCCCATCAGCCAGAAGAACTCGCCGCCGACGATGAGCACGAAGATCAGCCCCTGCAGGACCCAGGCGGCGGTGTAGGCCCACGGGCGCAGCCGCCACCCGCCCCACGCGACGACCAGGGCCACGACCCCGATCGTCGCGTACAACGGCTCGAGGGCCGCTCCGCCGTAGTACTGGCGCAGGTCCCCCTTCTCACCTTCGAAGAACGTGCCGAACCGCCAGGCCAGGGTGATCTGGTAGATCCCCAGGAAGACCATCCACCCGACCATGAAGCCGAGGTTGGGTGGTCGTTCTGGGTGACCGGACGGCGCTGGCGCTCCGGGCGTCGACGGCTCAGGTGTAGAGGCGGTCATCGTGGTCCTACCCGGTCGGGTGGTCGAGCCCGTGGTGGGGCTGCGGGAGCTCGTCGTGGGACTTGACGAGCGTGGTCACGAACTGCGTGATGACGCCGAGCTGGATG
Coding sequences within it:
- a CDS encoding bile acid:sodium symporter, which translates into the protein MTVDQLFNALFNAGLFIMIVTLVMSLGMGFTVGQVVAPLRRVWVFVLAVTINVLVVPLVAWGLAKAFPITPDQVVGLVLVCVASAGPAGLKAAQLAKRADMALAVSLVIVLQLINIVAAPLWAQAVVTGASVSAAMIIKDLLLLVLVPLVLGLVGHARYTEHAEAWKAGLEKTSNIALYIAIAAGLAVNWA